The proteins below are encoded in one region of Reichenbachiella sp. 5M10:
- a CDS encoding glycoside hydrolase family 27 protein — protein MKKILIVAMITVFALGAKAQKFEGLADTPPMGWNSWNKFACDVTEDLIKETADAMVSSGMKDAGYEYIVIDDCWHGERDSLGFIQADPARFPSGIKALADYVHSKGLKFGIYSDAGWQTCGGRPGSRGREYQDAMTYASWGVDYLKYDWCNTEGLKAEGAYLTMRDALYEAGRPIVLSICEWGDNDPWDWAEPIGHLWRTTGDIYNCFDCEEDHGTWSSWGVLQIIDMHPGIRSAAGPGHWNDPDMMEVGNGMTVNEDRAHFALWAMQAAPLIAGNDIRNMSPETLEILTNKDVIAIDQDTLGVQGYKHIDEEDYEVWVKPLAGGDVAICFLNRTEEAMDITFDWATNKLVDPDFGHTTDFAQSRYDIYNVWTHKKAGNTKKALKASLPGRDVLMLRLSKK, from the coding sequence ATGAAAAAGATACTCATAGTAGCAATGATCACTGTTTTTGCACTAGGTGCAAAAGCACAAAAGTTCGAAGGATTAGCAGACACTCCTCCGATGGGATGGAACAGCTGGAATAAATTCGCCTGTGATGTGACCGAAGATTTGATCAAAGAAACGGCAGACGCCATGGTGTCTTCGGGTATGAAGGACGCAGGATACGAATACATCGTGATAGATGACTGTTGGCATGGAGAGCGAGACAGTTTAGGGTTTATCCAAGCAGATCCAGCGCGTTTCCCTTCTGGGATCAAGGCTTTGGCAGATTATGTGCATTCCAAAGGCTTGAAATTTGGCATCTATTCTGATGCGGGATGGCAAACGTGTGGAGGTCGACCGGGGAGTCGGGGTAGAGAGTACCAAGATGCGATGACCTATGCGAGCTGGGGAGTAGACTACCTCAAATACGACTGGTGCAATACCGAAGGTCTCAAAGCAGAAGGAGCCTATTTGACGATGCGTGACGCACTTTATGAGGCAGGTCGCCCGATTGTACTCAGCATCTGCGAGTGGGGAGACAACGATCCGTGGGATTGGGCAGAGCCTATCGGTCACCTCTGGAGGACGACAGGAGATATCTACAATTGTTTTGACTGTGAAGAAGATCACGGGACTTGGTCGTCGTGGGGCGTGCTGCAGATTATCGACATGCACCCGGGTATCCGTAGCGCTGCAGGGCCTGGTCACTGGAACGACCCTGACATGATGGAGGTTGGCAATGGCATGACTGTCAACGAGGATAGAGCACACTTTGCGCTTTGGGCAATGCAGGCTGCTCCGCTGATTGCCGGCAATGACATCCGAAATATGTCACCAGAGACTCTGGAGATCCTGACCAACAAGGATGTGATCGCGATCGATCAAGACACGCTCGGTGTACAGGGCTACAAGCATATCGATGAGGAGGATTACGAAGTATGGGTCAAGCCACTCGCCGGTGGTGACGTAGCGATTTGTTTCCTCAACAGAACCGAAGAAGCGATGGACATCACGTTTGACTGGGCGACCAACAAACTTGTAGACCCTGATTTTGGACACACGACTGATTTTGCACAGTCTCGCTATGACATCTACAACGTCTGGACACACAAGAAAGCAGGCAATACCAAGAAAGCACTGAAGGCTTCATTGCCAGGCAGAGATGTATTGATGCTTCGTCTGAGCAAGAAATAG